A genomic region of Globicephala melas chromosome 9, mGloMel1.2, whole genome shotgun sequence contains the following coding sequences:
- the AGR2 gene encoding anterior gradient protein 2 homolog, protein MEKISVSAFLLLVALSYTLAKETTVKPGAKKDTKASQPKLPQTLSRGWGDQLIWTQTYEEALHKSRTSNKPLMIIHHLDECPHSQALKKAFAENKEIQKLAEQFVLLNLVYETTDKHLSPDGQYVPRIMFVDPSLTVRADITGRYSNRLYAYEPSDMALLLDNMRKALKFLKTEL, encoded by the exons ATGGAGAAGATTTCAGTGTCAGCATTCTTGCTACTTGTGGCCCTCTCCTACACTCTGGCCAAAGAAACCACAGTCAAACCAGGAGCTAAGAAGGACACAAAGGCCTCTCAACCCAAACTGCCCCAGACCCTCTCCAGAG GTTGGGGCGATCAACTCATCTGGACTCAGACATATGAAGAAGCTTTACACAAATCCAGGACAAG CAATAAACCCTTGATGATTATTCATCACTTGGACGAATGCCCACACAGTCAAG CTTTAAAGAAGGCATTtgctgaaaataaagaaatccagAAATTGGCAGAGCAGTTTGTCCTCCTCAATCTAGTT tatgaaacaactgacaaacaCCTTTCTCCTGATGGCCAGTACGTCCCCAGGATTATGTTTGTTG ACCCATCCCTGACAGTTAGAGCCGACATCACTGGAAGATACTCAAATCGTCTCTATGCTTACGAACCTTCGGATATGGCTCTAT TGCTTGACAACATGAGGAAAGCTCTCAAGTTCCTGAAGACTGAATTGTAG
- the TSPAN13 gene encoding tetraspanin-13, whose protein sequence is MVCGGFACSKNCLCALNLLYTLVSLLLIGIAAWGIGFGLISSLRVVGVVIAVGIFLFLIALVGLIGAVKHHQVLLFFYMIILLLVFIVQFSVSCACLALNQEQQGQLLEVGWNNTASARNDIQRNLNCCGFRSFNPNDTCLASCVKSSHQCSPCAPIIGKYAGEVLRFVGGIGLFFSFTEILGVWLTYRYRNQKDPRANPSAFL, encoded by the exons TTGGTTAGTCTGCTGCTCATTGGAATTGCAGCGTGGGGCATCGGCTTCGGGCTGATTTCCAGTCTCCGGGTGGTCGGTGTGGTCATCGCAGTGGGCATCTTCTTGTTCCTGATTGCATTAGTGGGGCTGATCGGAGCCGTGAAACACCATCAGGTGTTGCTTTTTTTT TACATGATTATTCTCTTACTTGTATTTATTGTCCAGTTTTCCGTATCATGTGCTTGTTTAGCCCTGAACCAGGAGCAACAG GGTCAGCTTTTGGAAGTTGGTTGGAACAATACAGCAAGTGCTCGAAATGACATCCAGAGAAATTTAAACTGCTGTGGGTTCCGAAGTTTTAACCCAAATGACACCTGTCTGGCT AGCTGTGTGAAGAGCAGCCACCAGTGCTCACCCTGTGCTCCAATAATAGGAAAATACGCAGGAGAAGTTTTGAGATTTGTTGGCGGCATTGGCCTCTTCTTCAGTTTTACAGAG ATCCTGGGTGTTTGGCTGACCTACAGATACAGGAACCAGAAAGATCCTCGTGCTAATCCTAGTGCATTCCTTTga